The genomic DNA TTTACAAATACGATTTTGATTACTATTGCGCATAATTATAAAAAAAATATATCCCCATTTTCACAAATCACTTTTTCAAGATCAAAACTGAATACGCAAGCTAGAATATATTATATGCATGGGTTGAACGGACGCCCATGCGACGAGTATTGCGCCCCGTTGGGGCTTTAGTAAATTTGCACATCTTTTTCGTTTTCTTACCTATACAGAGTAGGAGTCAGACTACTTTGTATATTTGTTCAACCGAAAAAATTAAACCAGCTTACCTTCCCGCCTTCGAAAGATGGAGTCTATACAAATCTATTTGGATGGATCACTGGGAAGAGTTTCGGAGAATTTATAACACAAGATTCTTGTCGAAGTATGGAGAACTTTCGGACGGGAAAATAGAAGAGGTGGAAAAGCTTTTTAGGTTGCGGAATTTTCAGAATGGGTTCCAGAGATATTCTTGTGAAGAATGCGACGTAAACTTAATCGTTCCATTTAGTTGTAAATCAAGACTTTGTTTGTCCTGTTATCGCAAGAAACTTTTCGGTTGGTCGGTTAATCTTTCTCATATACTAAACATAGACTTGCGGCATATTCATATTACCTTTACCATTCCAGGGACTGTATCTAATATTCTTTTCCTGAGAAGAGGCGAAGTCGAAGATATGATTTCTATCGCGGCTGAGGTATACAAGAAAGAATTAATCAAATTCGCAAAACTGAAATTTAAGAAGGAAGAATTTACAATCACTGACAAAGATTGGTTACCCGGAAGTATTGCCACCCTACACAAATGCGGCAATAGCTTAAATTTTAATCCACACGTGCACCTTGTTGGAACAACAGCTATTATCCACAAAGAGACAAAGGAAGTATTAAATCTTTCTTTTTTGCGTTACAAGAAATTTGCATTTTCATGGATGAAGGCATTCTGTAAACATTACGAAAAAGAAAAAGTTATCACAAAAGCGGAATCTCTTGTTATCCAAAACAAATACAAGAATGGTTTTCATGTTTATTTTCAGCCGATTGCAGGAGAAGAGAAAGAACCACTTTTTAGAACAGCGGAGTATATTGCATCAGGATGTTTTCACAATTCACAGATTCAAAAGTAGATGATGGTTCGGCAAGCTCGCCTAGGCTACCAACCGGACTAGCAACTGTTACATTTCGATACAAGAGTTGGGTAGAGAAAGATACACGAGAGAAAAGTTTTCAGGAACAAACGATTGATGTTTATGAATTCATGGCGCGGATGTTATTTTTTCTACCTGAACCAAACCGAAAAATGATTCGTTATTATGGAATCTATGCAAACCGCATCAAAGAAAAGCTTGAATTCATCGAACAACGAACTTGGGCACAAGCGATAGAAAATAGTTTCGATGCAAAGCCGCAGCATTGTCCAGATTGCGCAAAGCGAATGCAGCTAACTGTCGTTTATTCTTACTCCGCGAGAAAGACAATGGAAGGATTAAAAGAAACGCATACCTATCTGAACGGTTACTTTCGACCAAAGGCTCGTCCTCCATAAATAATCTCGAATTATTACTTTTGAATTTTGAATCCTATTGACATTTTTTAAAGCCAGGTTTTTCTTGGATACCAGAGGTATATCTTCACAATAGTCGGGCTTTTAACTTTGTGGGATAGAAGGAGATAGAATTATGGGAGAAGTTGGATGCAGATTACTAGAAAGAAAAGTTCGTTGTGTCTAATGGCAAACAGTCCGTATTCGTTGCTTGTTGTTGTTCTTATGGGAATTCTAGCTCTTGCTGGATGTGAGAAAAAGAAAAAAGAAACTCCCATCTGGGCGTTGGGATTAATGGGTAGTTCGTCGGCTACTGGAACTGGAACTGGAATTGGAACTGGAATTGGAACTGGAACTGGAACTGGAACTGGAACTGGAACTGGAACTGGAACTGGAACTGGAATTGGAACTGGAACTGGAACTGGAACTGGAACTGGAACGGGAACGGGAACGGCAGCAACTTACACAATTGGCGGAACGATTACAGGACTTACTGCATCTGGATTAGTTTTGCAAAACAATGCAGGAGATGATCTGACAGCGGCAAGCGGTGCGGCAATATTCACATTCACAACGAAGATAGCAAGTGGGGCAGCTTATGCTGTGATGGTAAAAACACATCCTACAGGATTAACCTGTTCGGTGGCAAGTGGCACAGGAACGGCAACTGCAAATGTAACGAATGTAAGTATTACCTGTGCAAGTTCTTGTGCTGGTTCAACGGTTATAAGAAATTGGGGAACTTTTACAGATTGCAATGATGGAACTGTCAAACTAGATGTCACTGCTGGAACGTTTGGCGGACAAACCTACACAGCACAGACTCTGATATGGATGAAATGCAGTTATGGACAAACATGGAAATCAGCAACGAATGATTGTACAGGAACTGGCACTGCAACAGCTTACGGGGCAACACAAGTTCCATATTGTAGTGTAACTGACCAATCGTGCAATGATGTAGGAACTGGTATCCTGAATGGGACCGGGACAAGTGGGGCGTATTCAGCTTGCAATGCTTTAAATGCAGGAGCAGGGACGTATGGCAAAACAAACTGGCGTGTTCCTATAAAAAATGAATTGAAATTGTTAATCGAATGCAACACTACAACAACAATGCCAGTCGATGCGGGAAATTGTGGAGGCTCTCCAAGTCCTTCTATCAATACTTTTTTTTCGAATACTCAGGTGAGCTATTATTGGTCGTCGTCCGCCTTCTCTAGTGTCAGCGCGTGGTACGTGTCTTTCGGCGGTGGTAACGTAACCAACAACATTAAGGACGCTGGCTATTTTGTTCGGTGTATTTCCGGACCGTGATGGGATATATTTGGGAATTTTGAATGGGGGATTATTCATATTTGCCCAAGGGCGTGCGTTAATCCAAGCCCTTGGGCAAATACTCTATCGATACACCAAAGTCTTCAACGCCTTCTTCTTTTGCCATTAGCTGCACCATCTTTCTGCCTTCTCTGATTTTGCTTTGTTCCCATTCGGAAGGAGATATATGTTCAAAATCTAATATTTGAGAAGCTCTTTTGATTCCGTCGTTGTTCGAATTGATGCTGGTTTTTTCGGGATGATGCATGGATTCGTAAACTAAATCTAACCAATCACGAATGCGAGTAGAAGTTTCAGTGTTTTTATAATTTGGATTTAAAAATACAAGACCGTGACCGTAAATATTTAATTCATCTCCCTTGATGTTTTTGGGATTCAAGTTAGAAATCGAAAGTTCATCTTTGATGGGAATTCCAGTCTTCTGGTTTATCTTGTAAGGTGCTGTGATGAAAATAACTGCCTACACAGTTTTTTTAATTCCGTAGTTTTTGGAAATGAGTTGCAATTCAGCTATTGCCATAAAATTTTACCCTGTTAAGCTCATAACATCTCTTGATGAAAGAGACGCAATCCACTTTTGCTTTACGCTTTAACTTTGTGGGATAGAAGGAGATAGAATTATGGGAGAAGTCGGATGCAGATTACTAGAAAGATGAGAATAGGACAAACGACGAAAGCGAATCACACGAGAATGTGGCGCGTGAAGCGAAAGAATGTTATTTAAATTGAGTCATGCGCACGAATCATGGTAATCGAGCAGCAGCAAGGAGATCAGCTGTGAGAAAATTCTGATGCACGACTCCATTAGCCGCATCCTGTTCGTATTTCTGTCGAATAGTGTCCATCGCGCTCTGCTCCTCCTGTCTCTGCTGTGGCGTGAGCGTGTGATCCTCCTCTTCACCAGGAGT from Leptospiraceae bacterium includes the following:
- a CDS encoding transposase codes for the protein MFSQFTDSKVDDGSASSPRLPTGLATVTFRYKSWVEKDTREKSFQEQTIDVYEFMARMLFFLPEPNRKMIRYYGIYANRIKEKLEFIEQRTWAQAIENSFDAKPQHCPDCAKRMQLTVVYSYSARKTMEGLKETHTYLNGYFRPKARPP
- a CDS encoding transposase zinc-binding domain-containing protein, whose amino-acid sequence is MYICSTEKIKPAYLPAFERWSLYKSIWMDHWEEFRRIYNTRFLSKYGELSDGKIEEVEKLFRLRNFQNGFQRYSCEECDVNLIVPFSCKSRLCLSCYRKKLFGWSVNLSHILNIDLRHIHITFTIPGTVSNILFLRRGEVEDMISIAAEVYKKELIKFAKLKFKKEEFTITDKDWLPGSIATLHKCGNSLNFNPHVHLVGTTAIIHKETKEVLNLSFLRYKKFAFSWMKAFCKHYEKEKVITKAESLVIQNKYKNGFHVYFQPIAGEEKEPLFRTAEYIASGCFHNSQIQK
- a CDS encoding DUF1566 domain-containing protein → MANSPYSLLVVVLMGILALAGCEKKKKETPIWALGLMGSSSATGTGTGIGTGIGTGTGTGTGTGTGTGTGTGIGTGTGTGTGTGTGTGTAATYTIGGTITGLTASGLVLQNNAGDDLTAASGAAIFTFTTKIASGAAYAVMVKTHPTGLTCSVASGTGTATANVTNVSITCASSCAGSTVIRNWGTFTDCNDGTVKLDVTAGTFGGQTYTAQTLIWMKCSYGQTWKSATNDCTGTGTATAYGATQVPYCSVTDQSCNDVGTGILNGTGTSGAYSACNALNAGAGTYGKTNWRVPIKNELKLLIECNTTTTMPVDAGNCGGSPSPSINTFFSNTQVSYYWSSSAFSSVSAWYVSFGGGNVTNNIKDAGYFVRCISGP